The nucleotide sequence TGCTGGTTTAAGGATTATGCTAAATTATGTAATCATTGGGGCCTCATCTGGAATAGGTAAAGTACTGGTAAAACGATTTCTCAAAAAGGGGAACCATGTTTGGGCAAGTTATCAGCAGCATCAGCCTATAGCATTCAATGGTGTAAACGGTTTTTATCTGGATGTACGCGAAGATGATTGGGAAACGGAGGAATTAACTGGTGAATTGGAGTCAGGTATTCGGGGCAATTGTTTTGCTGCTTCTTTGACAGATGCACCACTGGGGAGTTTTTTGTTTTCGTCTGAAGAGAAGTGGGAGGCCAGTGCCAGAAGTCATGCGCGTAGAAGGATAGACAAAGTAGAAGATATTATGTCGATGGCAGCTTTATTACTTTCAGATAAAAGCAGAGTTAGATCAGTAGGTGGATTTTGCCGGTGAATGGGGAAATGTCTTCGACCAGGAAGTCAGACAGGCTTCGGACCACTTTATTAAAGGAGCTCGGGTTACTTGCATCGTAGGGGATAATCAGATCAAAATTTACTTTTATGGATACTATACTGGATTTTCAAAAAAATAAAATCAACTGGCTGAAGTTAGTCATTTGTGTGATTGGGATTGTGCTCTTGGGGAGCATTTCTGGCTTCGCCAATATCGGCAATATACAAACCTGGTATGCTGCTTTGGACAAACCGAGTTTTAATCCACCCAATAGTGTATTTGGCCCAGTATGGACTACCCTTTACGCCTTGATGGGGGTGAGCCTTTATCGGATTTGGCAGTCTCCAAAAACTGCACAACGGACCAAATCATTGAGGATATTTTTTGTTCAGCTCGTGTTGAACTTTTGCTGGAGTTTTATATTCTTTTATTTCCATTTACCAGGTTTTGCGGCCATTGAAATTTTGGTTTTATGGGGGATGATACTTTGGATGATCCTTAGTTTCCTTAAAATTAATCATTGGGCTGCCTATTTGCAGATTCCCTATTTGCTTTGGGTCAGCTTTGCCAGTGTTTTGAATATCAGTATTTGGTGGTTAAATAGTTAGGTATGTTTCTGGATGCTCTACCGATACCCGAATAAACTAAGTCTGATCTATGAGGATAAGTACCATTCAACGGTCTCCCTGAGCGTAGTCGAGGGGAGTGTTAAAGAATAAGAAATCGTGGGGTCACATTTTTGTCTATCTGTCGTCAAAAGTAGGTTTGACTTGATAGAAAATTACAGGCTTAATATGTGGTAAATACCATTTTTGGAAGGTTGTTGCAAGATACTACAAACAATTCCAGACCAGCAAGGTTTAATTCCTGTAGATTTGGCCTTAGGATTAGACAAATGGAAAATATTCAAAAGATATTCATGGCACACTATCAGTTATTTACCGAACAGAAAATACCCGCCAGCTTGGAGGAAGTCTGGGACTTTATTTCTTCCCCAGCCAATCTAAAAGTGATCACTCCCGATCATATGGGTTTTGATATTACTTCTAATAAGCTGCCAGAGAAGATGTATCCGGGAATGATCATTTCCTATAAGGTCAGCCCGCTTTTGGGTATCAAGATGACTTGGGTAACAGAAATCACCCATGTGGAGGAGAACGTTTTTTTTGTGGATGAGCAAAGAATTGGTCCCTATGCCATGTGGCACCATCAGCACCGTCTGACTCCCCTGGAAAATGGGGGCGTTTTGATGTCAGATATTGTGACCTATGAACCACCCATGGGACCACTAGGAGTAATAGCGAATGCTGTTTTTATCAAGAAACAACTGCAGCAGATTTTTGATTATCGCTTCAAGGCGATGGAGCAGAAGTTTGGGAAATATAAGCTCGAAGTGGCTTCAGAAAGGTAATATGCATTTTCCTTAACCTTTCAATAGGGATGGACCAGTGAACTATTTTACTTTCAGATCTTTGATGGAAAGTGTTTTTTTTGCCAAGATATCCACCAATCCAAATAGTGTTTTTTGAAACTCGACCAAATCTTCTTCTTGCATGGCATTATCTTGAAAAGAGGAGGTGATTTTTTGAGGGATGGAAAGGGCTTCTTCTCTTAGGGATTTTCCAGCTTTACTAAGGGAGATATTTACTGTCCTTTCATCTTCTGCGGAGCGTTTTCTTTGGATCAGCCCCTTTTGCTCCAATCTTTTTAATAAGGGCGTAAGGGTATTGGATTCTAAATAAAGCCGTTGCCCAATTTCCTTTACACTTAAGGTCTGGTATTGCCAAAGTACCAATAATACCAGGTACTGTGGATAGGTCAGGTCCATTTTGTCCAGATACGGTCCATAAACCTTGGTGGTAAGGCGGGAGGCAGCATAGAGCGGAAAGCATAATTGGTTTTCCAAGTAGAGGGAGGCAGCGTCATCTTTCATTTTTGCAGGGTCTCTAGGATAATTTTTTCCATTTTTTCCGGAGTGGTGGTCGGAGAAAATCTTTTTACAGGTTGGCCATTGGCATCAATTAGGAATTTAGTAAAATTCCATTTGATTTTTTTTCCAAGAATAACCCCAGGAAGTTCGGATTTTAAGAACTTAAAGAGGGGATGGGCATTTTTACCATTGACGTCAATTTTTTCAAACATGGGAAAGCTTACTCCATAATTCAGCTGACAAAACGCTTGTATTTCGTCTGATGTTCCAGCTTCTTGGTTGGCAAATTGGTTACAGGGAAAACCTAAAATTATCAAGCCTTGGTCCTTATATTGCTGATACAGTTTTTCCAAACCTTCATATTGAGGCGTGAGGCCACATTTACTTGCTGTATTGACTACCACTACCGTTTTTCCTTTGTAATCGCTCATACTAGCATTTTCTCCATTTAGCTTTTGAGCTTCAAAATCATAAAATGTCATCTTCTATTTCTTTTTTCGGTTTAACAAATATTTTAATGCGCCAGTTGACCAAAGTGCCCAGAGGATCAGTACGGGTTGGAAGAAAAGGCGGATCAGCCTTTTTTGATCAGTATCCAAGCCAAATGCATTTATCTCATTGGTATACTGAGAAATGTTTCCTGGAAATATCAAAACATAAAATATGGCCAATACTATACCTACCTTTATCTGGTGCTTCCATAGAAAGATCATGGCCAGGCCAAGAGAAATTTCCACTAATCCTGAGGAAAGCACCACAAAGTCCATAAATCCCGGATCATTTGGTAACCATCTGGGAACTTGTGCTTGAAATTCTTCCCGTTGGAATGTCAAGTGCCCAATTCCTGCCAGGGTCATAAAAGATCCCAGAAGGATGCGCATGATTTTTTGAAAGAAGCTTGCTTTCATAATAGTCGTAAAAGATTAAATCGTTCACGATTTAAAGGTAGTGAGATTATCATAACTTTCAAAGTTACCTGCTTGGATTTCTTTGTTTTAGTTAATTAGGC is from Echinicola marina and encodes:
- a CDS encoding SDR family NAD(P)-dependent oxidoreductase, whose product is MLNYVIIGASSGIGKVLVKRFLKKGNHVWASYQQHQPIAFNGVNGFYLDVREDDWETEELTGELESGIRGNCFAASLTDAPLGSFLFSSEEKWEASARSHARRRIDKVEDIMSMAALLLSDKSRVRSVGGFCR
- a CDS encoding TspO/MBR family protein; this encodes MDTILDFQKNKINWLKLVICVIGIVLLGSISGFANIGNIQTWYAALDKPSFNPPNSVFGPVWTTLYALMGVSLYRIWQSPKTAQRTKSLRIFFVQLVLNFCWSFIFFYFHLPGFAAIEILVLWGMILWMILSFLKINHWAAYLQIPYLLWVSFASVLNISIWWLNS
- a CDS encoding SRPBCC family protein, encoding MENIQKIFMAHYQLFTEQKIPASLEEVWDFISSPANLKVITPDHMGFDITSNKLPEKMYPGMIISYKVSPLLGIKMTWVTEITHVEENVFFVDEQRIGPYAMWHHQHRLTPLENGGVLMSDIVTYEPPMGPLGVIANAVFIKKQLQQIFDYRFKAMEQKFGKYKLEVASER
- a CDS encoding MarR family winged helix-turn-helix transcriptional regulator encodes the protein MKDDAASLYLENQLCFPLYAASRLTTKVYGPYLDKMDLTYPQYLVLLVLWQYQTLSVKEIGQRLYLESNTLTPLLKRLEQKGLIQRKRSAEDERTVNISLSKAGKSLREEALSIPQKITSSFQDNAMQEEDLVEFQKTLFGLVDILAKKTLSIKDLKVK
- a CDS encoding glutathione peroxidase translates to MTFYDFEAQKLNGENASMSDYKGKTVVVVNTASKCGLTPQYEGLEKLYQQYKDQGLIILGFPCNQFANQEAGTSDEIQAFCQLNYGVSFPMFEKIDVNGKNAHPLFKFLKSELPGVILGKKIKWNFTKFLIDANGQPVKRFSPTTTPEKMEKIILETLQK
- a CDS encoding DoxX family protein — translated: MKASFFQKIMRILLGSFMTLAGIGHLTFQREEFQAQVPRWLPNDPGFMDFVVLSSGLVEISLGLAMIFLWKHQIKVGIVLAIFYVLIFPGNISQYTNEINAFGLDTDQKRLIRLFFQPVLILWALWSTGALKYLLNRKKK